A stretch of DNA from Streptomyces sp. NBC_01197:
CTGCCCTGATGATCGTCCGTATCCAGCCGGAGAACATCAAGGACAAGAAGGAGCGCGAGTGGGCCCACGAGGGCATCGTCGCGTTCTCGAAGATCTGCACCCACGTCGGCTGCCCGATCAGCCTGTACGAGCAGCAGACGCACCACGTGCTCTGCCCGTGCCACCAGTCCACCTTCGACCTGTCCGACGGCGCCCGCGTCATCTTCGGCCCGGCCGGCCACCCGCTTCCGCAGCTGCGGATCGGTGTGAACGGCGAGGGTAATCTCGAAGCGCTCGGCGACTTCGCAGAGCCCGTCGGTCCTGCTTTCTGGGAGCGCGGATGAGCACCGTGACGGATACACAGCGCAAGGCGCCCGCCGGCGAGCGGGTGGCCGACTGGGCCGACGGCCGTCTGGGCATCTACGGCCTGGCCAAGACCAACATGCGCAAGATCTTCCCGGACCACTGGTCCTTCATGCTCGGGGAGATCTGCCTCTACACCTTCATCATCATCATCCTCACGGGTGTCTATCTGACGCTGTTCTTCCACCCGAGCATGAACGAGGTCGTCTACGACGGCCCGTACGTGCCGCTCCAGGGCATCCACATGTCCGAGGCCTACGCCTCGACGGTGAACATCAGCCTGGAGGTCCGCGGCGGTCTGCTCATCCGGCAGATCCACCACTGGGCCGCGCTGGTCTTCCTGGCCGGCATGCTGGTGCACATGATGCGCGTGTTCTTCACGGGCGCCTTCCGCAAGCCGCGCGAGATCAACTGGCTCTTCGGCTTCCTGCTGCTGGTGCTCGGGATGTTCACCGGCTTCACCGGCTACTCCCTCCCGGACGACCTGCTCTCCGGAACGGGTGTGCGGTTCATGGAGGGCGTCATGCTCTCCATCCCGATCGTCGGCTCGTACGCGTCGATGTTCCTGTACGGCGGTGAGTTCCCCGGCGGCGACTTCGTCTCCCGGTTCTACTCGGTCCACGTACTGCTGCTGCCGGGCATCATGCTCGGTCTGCTGGTAGGCCACCTGATCCTGGTCTTCTACCACAAGCACACGCAGTTCGCGGGTCCGGGCAAGACGAACAACAACGTCGTCGGTATGCCCCTGCTGCCGGTCTACATGGCCAAGGCCGGAGGCTTCTTCTTCCTGGTCTTCGGTGTCATCGCGGCCATGGCCGCGATCGCCTCGATCAACCCGATCTGGGAGATCGGCCCGTACCGTCCGGACCAGGTGTCGACCGGCGCCCAGCCCGACTGGTACATGGGCTTCTCGGAGGGGCTCGTCCGCATCATGCCGGGCTGGGAGATCAACGCCTGGGGTCACACACTCGTCCTGGGCGTGTTCATCCCGATCGTGGTCTTCCCGCTGGTCCTGGTCGGTATCGGCGTCTATCCGTTCATCGAGTCCTGGATCACCGGGGACAAGCGCGAGCACCACATCCTGGACCGCCCGCGCAACGCCCCCACGCGTACGGGTCTCGGCGTCGCCTGGATCACGCTCTACCTGATCCTGCTCGTCGGCGGCGGCAACGACCTCTGGGCCACGCACTTCGATCTGTCGATCAACGCGATCACCTGGTTCGTCCGGGTCGGGATGTTCGTCGGCCCGGTCATCGCGTTCATCGTCGCCAAGCGCTGGTGCCTGGGTCTGCAGCGTCGTGACCGGGAGAAGGTGCTGCACGGACGCGAGTCCGGCGTCATCAAGCGCCTGCCGCACGGTGAGTTCATCGAGGTGCACGAGCCGCTCAAGGCCGCACAGCTGCACACGCTCACCGCGCACGAGCAGTACCAGCCGCTCGAGATCGGCCCCGAGGTCGACGAGAACGGTGTCGCGCGCAAGGTGTCCCGTCTGACCCGGGTCCGCGCCAAGCTGAGCAGGGGCTACTACGGCGAGCACAACCAGATCGAGAAGCCCACTGCCGACGAGTACAAGGAGATCACCAGCGGCCACGGTCACCACTGATCACCTGACCGACTGAAAAGTCGCCACAGCAGGAGCCCCGCCCATTCGATGGACGGGGCTCTTCGCTGTTCCCCGGAGCTGGATAAGCTGGCCGTATCCCTATTCGGCGGTGGACCCAGGAGTGGACCATGAGCGTTGTGACCCCGGTCGGCGGCGACAGCGTGGCGGCCCACTCATGGCCGGGCGTTCTCGACTCCCTGCTGCGCGGCATCGACCAGAGTGCGGACGCCACCGCCTGGGCGATGGACCGCATCATGCGTGGTGAGGCGACGGACGCGCAGATCGCCGGGTTCGTGGTCGCCCTGCGGGCCAAGGGCGAGACGGTCGCGGAGATCAGCGGCCTGGTCCGGGCGATGTACGCGCACGCCAGGCTGATCGACGTACCGGGCCCGAGCGTGGACATCGTCGGCACCGGCGGCGACGGCGCCAACACCGTGAACATCTCGACCATGTCCTCCATCGTCGTGGCGGGCACCGGCGCCAAGGTCGTCAAGCACGGCAACCGCGCGGCGTCGTCCCAGAGCGGGGCGTCCGACGTCCTGGAGAAGCTGGGCGTCAATCTCCAGCTGGCGCCGGAGCGGGTGGCCGAGGTCGCCGAAGAGGCGGGCATCACCTACTGCTTCGCGGTGAAGTTCCACCCCGCGCTGCGCTATGTGGCCGCCGCCCGGAAGGAGTTGGGCATCCGCACCACCTTCAACTTCCTGGGTCCGCTCACCAACCCGGCGAAGGTCCGGGCGCAGGCGACCGGTGTCTCCGACGCGCGGGTGGCGCCCATCATCGCGGGGGTGCTGGCCGAGCGCGGTTCGTCCGCCCTGGTGTTCCGGGGTGACGACGGGCTGGACGAGCTGACCACCACCGCCACGTCCAGGGTCTGGACGGTGGCGGACGGCACGGTGCGCGAGGATACCTTCGACCCGCGCGACGTGGGCATCGGACTGGTCCCGGTGGAGGCGCTGCGCGGCGGCGACTCGTCGTACAACGCGGATGTGGCCCGCAGGCTGCTGGCCGGTGAGGACGGGCCGGTACGGGACGCGGTCCTGCTGAACTCGGCAGCCGCGCTGGTCGCGCTGGACCCGGGCCCCGGATCCCTCAACGAGCGGATCGCGGCGGGCATCGCCCGGGCCACCGAGTCCATCGACTCGGGGGCGGCGGCCGGGGCGCTGGAACGCTGGGTCGCGGCCAGCAACACCTGAGCCCCCGGGGCACTCGGGTACCGGACACCCAGGGCGCAGTCGCGCAGCCTCCGGCCGGCTGCCGGTCTCAGGCTGTGGACTGCGCCTTGGCACGTCCGGATACGTATGGCAGGATCCTCTGCAGGTCATGAGTGACAGCGACTACGGCCCCAGCCCGCTGTCCGGCAACCCTCCGTCCGTGGCGGGGTGCCCTGGGTGAAGACCAGGCCGTGGGCAGTGAAGTCCTCGGCAAGCGCGGATCCCTCGACAGGGATCCTGGTCGTCGAGGGAGTTCTTCCGTGGTTCAGCGAATGCGTTAGGGCAGTAGGCCCCTTCTCCGCACCCCTTCCTTGCACTGTCGCGTGTGGCACGCGCAGTGAATTCGCCTGCCTTTTTCCGGGAGTTCGTCATGTCTGTTCCCAGTGCTGCCGTCAACGCGTCGGTTTGTAAGGATTCCTCCGGGAACCTCCCCGTCCTCGGAAGGGACGTCCTGGTCCCGCTCGTCATCGGCGGCGAGGTCACCTACGCGGCACTGGACTACGCGGCGAGCGCCCCGGCACTCCAGCGCGTCTGGGACGACGTGGCGGCGTACGCCCCGTACTACGGCAGCGTGCACCGCGGCGCCGGGTACCTCTCGCAGCTCTCCACCGACCTCTTCGAGAACAGCCGGACGACTGTCGCCGAGTTCCTCGGCTGCCGCCCGGACGACCAGGTCGTCTTCACCCGTTCGACCACGGACTCGCTCAATCTGCTGGCCGCGGTGGTCCCGGCGGGCTGTGAGGTCTTCGTCTTCGAGACTGAGCACCACGCATCGCTGCTGCCCTGGCGGGACGCCGCCGTGACCTACCTCAACGCCCCGCGCACCCCGCGGCAGGCCGTCGAGACCCTGGAGCGCGCACTGGCGGACCGTACGACGCCGGAGGCACCCGCTCTGGTCTGTGTCACGGGCGCGTCCAACGTCACCGGTGAGCTGTGGCCGGTCAAGGAGCTGGCGGCCGCCGCCCACGCCCACGGGGCGCGCATCGTGCTGGACGCGGCGCAGCTCGCACCGCACCACCCCGTGGACATCGCGGCGCTCGACGTCGACTGGGTCGCCTTCTCCGGCCACAAGCTGTACGCGCCGTTCGGCTCCGGGGTCCTCGCCGGCCGCTCCGACTGGCTGCTCGCCGCCGAGCCGTACCTCGCGGGCGGCGGCGCCTCCCGCAGCGTGGCCCGGCGTGCCGACGGGGGTGTCGACGTCGAGTGGCACACCACGGCCGCCCGCCACGAGGCCGGATCGCCCAACGTCATCGGCGTCCACTCCATCGCGTCCGCCTGCCGGGCGCTCACCGACGCCGGCTTCGACTCCTTGGTCGAGCGCGAGCAGACGCTGGTCCGCAAGGTCCTCGACGGGCTCCGCGAAGTGGAGGCGGTCCAGGTCCTCTCGCTCTTCGGTGACGACGCCCCGCGGGTCGGTGTCATCTCCTTCGTGGTGGACGGCTGGAACAGCTCGCACTTCGCCGCGGCGCTCTCCGCCGAGTACGGCATCGGGGTGCGCGACGGACTGTTCTGCGCCCACCCGCTCGTCCGTACCCTGCTCGGCAGCGACCCGCAGGACCAGGGCGAGTGCGGTGCCCCGGAGGGCGAGCCGGGCGAGCGCTCACTCAACGCCGTCCGGGTGAGCTTCGGCGCCGGTACGCCGGACGAGCACGTGGAGCGCTTCGTGGGTGCGGTGAAGGAACTCGTGCGGGACGGTGCCCGCTGGAACTACCGCACCGAGGACGGCCGCTGCGTGCCGGCCGTCTGACCGCGCCGACGGGGATTGCGTACGGCCGCCAGGCGCGGCGGGGTCTCAGGGCCTCGCCGCGCCGGGCGGCCGCGACCCTCAGGCGTCCAGGCCGATGGCGAAAGCCGCTTCCAGGTCGTGCTGCGAGTAGGTACGGAACGCCACATGCGTGTCTGTGGCCTCCACCCCGGGGATCTTGCTGATCCGGCCGGGGATGATGTCCGCCAGATCGTCGTGGCGGGCCACCCGGACCAGTGCGATCAGGTCGTACGTCCCTGTGACGGAGTAGACCTCGCTGATGTTCTCCAGGGCGGCGAGCGATTCGGCGATCTCGGGGATCCGGTCCACGCTGGTCTTGATGAGCACGATCGCGGTGATCACGGCTTGCTTTCTCCCTCGGTGGCCGTCGCTGGGAGTTTCACTCTAGTCGTACGCCAGTACCGCACCGCCGCGTAGCCGAAGCCCAGCGAGAACCCCACCAGATGGGCCGTGTAGGCGACCCCCGGACCGGTGCCGGACTGCTGCCCGGCCGCCAGCCACTGCAGGACGAACCAGAAGACCAGCACGATCCAGGCGGGGAAGCGCAGCGGCAGGAAAAGCAGGAACGGGAAGATGCTCGTCACCCGGGCCCGGGGGAAGAGGCCCAGGAAGGCCCCGAGCACCGCCGAGATCGCACCCGACGCGCCCACCAGGGTCTGGTCGGAGCCCGAGTGGGTGAGGGCGTAGGCCGTCAGGGCGAGGTAGCCGCTCACCACATAGAAGACGGTGAAGTGCAGGCGCCCCATGCGTTCCTCGGCCATCGCGCCGAAGACGTAGAGGAACAGCATGTTGCCCAGCAGATGCAGCCAGTTCGCGTGGATGAAGAGCGCGGTGAGCGGGGTGAGCAGGGCTCCTGCCGTACCGGTCATCAGTTCGGTCGGGACGACGCCCCAGTGTTCGAAGTACGCGCTCTGGGCGGCGAGGAGGTTGTCGCCGGTCCCATAGGCCGGATCGAGCCCGGAGACGGGGCTCAGCAGGAAGACCAGGCAGCAGACGCCGATCAGGCCGTACGTCACCACCGGCCCGCCGGGCGCGTCCCCGCGCCGCCCCGGCGCCTTCCGTCCGGGTGCATCCCGCCACTTGAACATTGACCGAGCATGACCCAACCGGACGCAATCGGGCAGATCGCCTCGCCGGGCCCCGTACGGTCGGCAGGTCCGCCCCCGGGGTATCCCGTAGGCCGTAGGGTTGCGGGGAGTACATCCGCAGTTCGATGGCGCACCGCGACCGAGACAGTACGAACGAAGAGGACGCACGTATGACGACGGTTCCCATGCCGACCGCCGACACCCGGTGGCGCTGCACGCTCTGCGGCAATCTCACCCGGTTCGATGTGACGCGCTCGTCGAAAGTTGTCGAGTACATACATCTTGACCTGGCCGGTGAGCCCAAGGTGGAGGACCGCGAGGTGGTCAGTGAGACCATCGAGCAGGTGCGCTGCCGGTGGTGCAACGCGGTGGACCAGATCGAGCTGGTGGACAGGCCGGGCGGCGGCTCCTGAGGGAGCCCCCTGAAGAGTGACAGTGGGGTGACGGATGGTGGAGTCCGAACGCGGTGCGGAGCCGGCCGACGCGGCCGGCGACGCCGCGGAGGCGCTCGACCGTCCGCTGCCCGAAGCGGTACGGCGGCGCGTTGTCGCGCTCGTCTCCGACGCCTTCGGCGGGCTGACCGTCCCTGAACT
This window harbors:
- the qcrB gene encoding cytochrome bc1 complex cytochrome b subunit, whose translation is MSTVTDTQRKAPAGERVADWADGRLGIYGLAKTNMRKIFPDHWSFMLGEICLYTFIIIILTGVYLTLFFHPSMNEVVYDGPYVPLQGIHMSEAYASTVNISLEVRGGLLIRQIHHWAALVFLAGMLVHMMRVFFTGAFRKPREINWLFGFLLLVLGMFTGFTGYSLPDDLLSGTGVRFMEGVMLSIPIVGSYASMFLYGGEFPGGDFVSRFYSVHVLLLPGIMLGLLVGHLILVFYHKHTQFAGPGKTNNNVVGMPLLPVYMAKAGGFFFLVFGVIAAMAAIASINPIWEIGPYRPDQVSTGAQPDWYMGFSEGLVRIMPGWEINAWGHTLVLGVFIPIVVFPLVLVGIGVYPFIESWITGDKREHHILDRPRNAPTRTGLGVAWITLYLILLVGGGNDLWATHFDLSINAITWFVRVGMFVGPVIAFIVAKRWCLGLQRRDREKVLHGRESGVIKRLPHGEFIEVHEPLKAAQLHTLTAHEQYQPLEIGPEVDENGVARKVSRLTRVRAKLSRGYYGEHNQIEKPTADEYKEITSGHGHH
- the trpD gene encoding anthranilate phosphoribosyltransferase, with protein sequence MSVVTPVGGDSVAAHSWPGVLDSLLRGIDQSADATAWAMDRIMRGEATDAQIAGFVVALRAKGETVAEISGLVRAMYAHARLIDVPGPSVDIVGTGGDGANTVNISTMSSIVVAGTGAKVVKHGNRAASSQSGASDVLEKLGVNLQLAPERVAEVAEEAGITYCFAVKFHPALRYVAAARKELGIRTTFNFLGPLTNPAKVRAQATGVSDARVAPIIAGVLAERGSSALVFRGDDGLDELTTTATSRVWTVADGTVREDTFDPRDVGIGLVPVEALRGGDSSYNADVARRLLAGEDGPVRDAVLLNSAAALVALDPGPGSLNERIAAGIARATESIDSGAAAGALERWVAASNT
- a CDS encoding aminotransferase class V-fold PLP-dependent enzyme translates to MSVPSAAVNASVCKDSSGNLPVLGRDVLVPLVIGGEVTYAALDYAASAPALQRVWDDVAAYAPYYGSVHRGAGYLSQLSTDLFENSRTTVAEFLGCRPDDQVVFTRSTTDSLNLLAAVVPAGCEVFVFETEHHASLLPWRDAAVTYLNAPRTPRQAVETLERALADRTTPEAPALVCVTGASNVTGELWPVKELAAAAHAHGARIVLDAAQLAPHHPVDIAALDVDWVAFSGHKLYAPFGSGVLAGRSDWLLAAEPYLAGGGASRSVARRADGGVDVEWHTTAARHEAGSPNVIGVHSIASACRALTDAGFDSLVEREQTLVRKVLDGLREVEAVQVLSLFGDDAPRVGVISFVVDGWNSSHFAAALSAEYGIGVRDGLFCAHPLVRTLLGSDPQDQGECGAPEGEPGERSLNAVRVSFGAGTPDEHVERFVGAVKELVRDGARWNYRTEDGRCVPAV
- a CDS encoding Lrp/AsnC ligand binding domain-containing protein, producing MITAIVLIKTSVDRIPEIAESLAALENISEVYSVTGTYDLIALVRVARHDDLADIIPGRISKIPGVEATDTHVAFRTYSQHDLEAAFAIGLDA
- a CDS encoding rhomboid family intramembrane serine protease; the encoded protein is MFKWRDAPGRKAPGRRGDAPGGPVVTYGLIGVCCLVFLLSPVSGLDPAYGTGDNLLAAQSAYFEHWGVVPTELMTGTAGALLTPLTALFIHANWLHLLGNMLFLYVFGAMAEERMGRLHFTVFYVVSGYLALTAYALTHSGSDQTLVGASGAISAVLGAFLGLFPRARVTSIFPFLLFLPLRFPAWIVLVFWFVLQWLAAGQQSGTGPGVAYTAHLVGFSLGFGYAAVRYWRTTRVKLPATATEGESKP